One genomic window of Candidatus Pseudobacter hemicellulosilyticus includes the following:
- a CDS encoding AGE family epimerase/isomerase, producing the protein MDHMNSAHIAQLRHYQQEMQQELAAILDYWASNMVDRQQGGFYGRIDQDNTVYPDAPKGAVLNGRILWTYAAAFNLTGQLEHLALAGRAFDYIRDHFIDPAQGGVYWSVNAKGQPLDTKKQFYALAFILYGLAEYYRAAQNEAAKTMAIELFHTIEKYSRDPQSGGYLEALARDWQALPDLRLSAKDANEKKTMNTHLHVLEAYTNLYRIWPAAELKEAIISLLRIFLDRIIDPASFHLRLFFDEQWVLRSNIISYGHDIEAAWLLQEAAEVLTDEQLLQEVKQAGLQLAAAAARGLDKDGGLWYEYNGDTHHLVREKHWWPQAEAMVGFFNAWQVSGQVQYLNHSLNSWGFTRQYLLDRRHGEWYWGIREDHTLMPGEDKAGFWKCPYHNGRACMELIRRIHTLLPQ; encoded by the coding sequence ATGGATCATATGAACAGCGCACACATAGCACAACTTCGCCATTATCAGCAGGAAATGCAGCAGGAACTGGCTGCCATACTGGATTACTGGGCCAGCAATATGGTAGACAGGCAGCAGGGGGGCTTTTACGGCCGGATAGACCAGGACAATACAGTATATCCTGATGCACCCAAAGGCGCGGTACTGAATGGCCGCATTCTCTGGACCTATGCTGCTGCTTTTAACCTGACGGGACAACTGGAGCACCTGGCCCTGGCCGGCAGGGCTTTTGACTATATCCGCGATCATTTTATAGATCCTGCGCAGGGTGGCGTATACTGGAGCGTGAACGCTAAAGGACAGCCACTGGATACTAAAAAGCAATTTTATGCGCTGGCCTTTATACTCTATGGACTGGCAGAATATTACCGTGCGGCTCAGAATGAAGCCGCTAAGACCATGGCCATTGAATTGTTTCATACCATAGAAAAATACAGCCGCGATCCACAATCCGGCGGCTACCTGGAAGCCCTGGCCCGCGACTGGCAGGCCTTGCCCGATCTGCGGCTCAGCGCCAAAGACGCCAACGAGAAAAAAACAATGAACACGCACCTTCATGTGCTGGAAGCCTATACCAACCTGTACCGTATCTGGCCCGCCGCCGAACTGAAGGAGGCCATCATTTCCCTGCTGCGCATCTTCCTGGACCGGATCATTGATCCTGCCAGCTTTCACCTCAGGCTGTTCTTTGATGAACAGTGGGTACTTCGCTCCAATATCATTTCCTATGGTCACGATATAGAAGCAGCCTGGCTGCTGCAGGAAGCGGCTGAAGTCCTGACTGATGAACAGTTATTGCAGGAAGTGAAACAGGCCGGCCTGCAGCTGGCGGCTGCCGCAGCCCGTGGGCTGGACAAGGATGGCGGACTCTGGTATGAATACAACGGTGATACCCATCACCTGGTGCGTGAAAAGCACTGGTGGCCGCAGGCAGAAGCCATGGTGGGCTTTTTCAATGCCTGGCAGGTAAGTGGCCAGGTACAATACCTGAACCATTCCCTGAACAGCTGGGGCTTCACCCGCCAGTACCTGCTGGACCGCCGGCATGGTGAATGGTATTGGGGGATCAGGGAAGATCATACGCTGATGCCGGGAGAAGACAAGGCCGGTTTCTGGAAATGCCCTTACCACAATGGACGCGCCTGCATGGAGCTGATCCGCCGCATCCATACACTATTGCCACAATAA
- a CDS encoding two-component regulator propeller domain-containing protein: MLKKFHFACLLTVSVCCCLGQQPHYKFYNYSTENGLPTNTYGRVFQDAAGFLWLASFDGLFRWDGYSIKKYVHEENDSASLDHNIVYTIYEDRQQRLWVGTIEGLNLYNRETDNFTQVRLMGPGVRVPINAMLEDKPGNLWLGTSKGLCRYNAATQETKWFSSNARQDVVFCLAADQQQQLWLGTYSEGVMRFDPATGHFSSYRQTAAPGSLLCNNIKSILVDRQNRIWVGTDKGIDILNNQGRLMERMADLFAGNANTRKIISCLYQDRSGNIWIGVARDLLYCLPYGAALPRPVTATTRNNNHDKISSVTAITEDNAGNTWFASMENGLFYTNDRKNVFQSYLAMPVETKGLSTTVVTSFLEAKDGSLWVGTNGDGLLHWDPRSNAAAPEKVSAFAGMAINDIKRDAQGLLWLATWGSGIHSFDPATGKQSALQPKGSLPALASSDVKTILPDDSLLYIGTHGEGLALYNLHTHQLTDYRNNHSLPFDLRQPAWINHLFKDSRKRLWISTYSGVFLFDGKGLRHFEHTADTNSISNNSVNMVIEDGKGQVWVVSERGLDRFREQPAVFQRYASRYRLPEAMKSVVTDARDRLWIGSNEGIVCFDPATGGVSRYDQHDGLHARSFFQKSVLQTTGGQLFFGSPKGIDFFYPDSLRPLNIPSSFYFTDLTIYSQLQRPGYPGSPLAKVLALTDTLVLHESQSFFSIGFTAVNLYAAGKISYSYLLEGVHDQWLDLNGERRISFTNLSPGSYLLKLRFTDADGRWQAGIRELHIIILPPWYKTGWFLALVGMAVAAAVVGFFYWRVAAVQQKNRQLEAEVQKRTGELNEMNASLVGQNDEIKQQKEKLEISNEEMQRQTDKILEQQQHILSQNQILAKAVTELEKTNATKDHFFSILAHDLKSPVSALADLLGYLKHNLLKMDKQALQEYLDSMHASSAAVYDLLVNLLNWSGTQSGRIQHDPEPVNMAALLEKNVQLLEPQFNNKHIRLEVQINRTHWVYVDQQMVDAVLRNLLSNSIKFTNYNGRVNISCHEKENAIEIIISDTGIGMSASQLQHLFSLDRSRPRSGTAGEKGTGLGLLITKGFLQINGGTLSVESREGEGSVFRVLLPKATMEGRQEPGAGVEMAAEGQAGTDFWASYPLDRLMRIKGAKVLIVDDNPELRNYCKLILSETFEIFEAGTGREGMDIAKKILPAIILTDILMPGMDGLEFCRQLKADTTTSHIPVILLTSQWESSMQVSGYEAGADVYLTKPIKKELLIQVILNSLFSQERNHVKLVENMMTSEGMPAPGAGMSMNKADEEFLQKTVAFIEAHLSDLSLDARQICRELAISRTVLYAKIKALTGQSVHEFIKSIRLRKSVLLLLEGKLSINQVAFEVGFNSHSYFDKCFVKQYGVGPKEYIRRRSGKDIRTTG; encoded by the coding sequence ATGTTGAAAAAGTTTCATTTTGCCTGCCTGCTGACAGTAAGCGTCTGCTGTTGCCTGGGTCAACAGCCCCACTATAAATTCTATAATTATTCCACGGAGAACGGTCTCCCCACCAATACCTATGGCCGGGTATTCCAGGATGCGGCCGGCTTTCTCTGGCTGGCCTCCTTTGATGGCCTGTTCCGATGGGATGGCTACAGCATCAAAAAGTATGTTCACGAGGAAAACGACAGCGCAAGCCTGGACCATAATATTGTATATACTATATATGAGGACAGGCAGCAAAGATTATGGGTAGGCACCATTGAAGGGCTGAACCTGTACAACCGGGAAACGGACAATTTCACGCAGGTCAGGCTCATGGGCCCTGGCGTCCGCGTGCCTATTAATGCCATGCTGGAAGACAAACCGGGCAATCTCTGGCTGGGTACTTCCAAAGGCCTGTGCCGGTACAATGCAGCAACGCAGGAAACCAAATGGTTCAGCAGCAATGCCCGGCAGGATGTGGTGTTCTGCCTGGCGGCCGACCAGCAGCAGCAGTTATGGCTGGGCACCTACAGCGAAGGGGTGATGCGCTTTGACCCCGCCACCGGCCACTTCAGCAGCTACCGGCAGACGGCCGCGCCGGGATCACTGCTGTGCAATAATATCAAAAGTATACTTGTGGACCGGCAGAACCGGATCTGGGTGGGTACCGATAAAGGGATCGATATATTGAATAACCAGGGCCGGTTAATGGAAAGGATGGCCGATCTCTTTGCCGGCAATGCCAATACCCGTAAGATCATTTCCTGCCTCTACCAGGACCGGTCCGGCAATATCTGGATAGGCGTGGCCCGGGACCTGCTCTACTGCCTGCCCTACGGTGCTGCGCTGCCCCGGCCGGTGACGGCCACAACCCGGAATAATAATCATGATAAGATCAGCTCGGTCACCGCTATTACAGAAGACAATGCCGGGAATACCTGGTTTGCTTCCATGGAGAACGGGCTCTTCTATACAAATGACCGCAAGAACGTGTTCCAGAGTTACCTGGCCATGCCGGTGGAAACCAAAGGACTGTCCACCACCGTGGTCACTTCTTTCCTGGAAGCAAAAGATGGCAGCCTCTGGGTTGGTACCAATGGCGATGGCCTGCTGCACTGGGACCCGCGCAGCAATGCTGCTGCTCCGGAGAAAGTATCCGCCTTTGCGGGAATGGCTATTAATGATATCAAACGGGATGCACAGGGACTGCTCTGGCTGGCCACCTGGGGTTCCGGCATACACAGCTTTGATCCGGCCACCGGTAAGCAATCCGCCCTTCAGCCGAAGGGAAGCCTGCCTGCACTGGCCTCCAGTGATGTGAAAACCATCCTGCCGGACGATAGCCTGCTGTATATTGGTACGCATGGCGAAGGACTGGCCCTGTATAATCTCCATACCCACCAGCTGACGGACTACCGGAATAACCACTCGCTCCCCTTTGATTTGCGACAACCTGCCTGGATCAATCATCTTTTTAAAGATTCCCGGAAAAGACTATGGATCAGTACCTATAGCGGGGTATTCCTCTTTGATGGGAAAGGCTTGCGGCATTTTGAACACACTGCGGACACCAATAGTATTTCCAATAATTCAGTGAACATGGTGATCGAGGACGGGAAAGGACAGGTATGGGTAGTCAGTGAACGGGGACTGGACCGGTTCAGGGAACAGCCCGCCGTTTTCCAGCGCTATGCCTCCCGGTACCGCCTGCCCGAAGCTATGAAATCTGTTGTTACCGACGCCCGCGACAGGTTGTGGATCGGCTCCAATGAAGGTATTGTATGTTTTGATCCTGCTACGGGTGGGGTATCCCGGTACGATCAGCACGATGGTCTCCACGCCCGTTCTTTTTTCCAGAAATCAGTACTGCAAACTACCGGCGGGCAATTGTTCTTCGGCAGTCCCAAGGGCATCGACTTCTTTTACCCGGATAGCCTCAGGCCGCTGAACATACCGTCCAGCTTCTATTTCACCGACCTCACTATCTACAGCCAGCTGCAACGTCCAGGCTATCCCGGTTCGCCCCTGGCGAAAGTGCTGGCTTTGACAGATACGCTGGTGCTGCATGAAAGCCAGTCGTTCTTCTCCATCGGCTTTACTGCGGTAAACCTGTATGCCGCCGGTAAAATAAGCTACAGTTACCTGCTGGAAGGGGTACATGACCAGTGGCTTGACCTGAACGGCGAACGCAGGATTTCCTTTACCAATCTATCGCCTGGCAGCTACCTGCTGAAACTTCGCTTTACCGATGCGGACGGCCGCTGGCAGGCGGGCATCCGGGAGCTGCATATCATTATCCTGCCGCCCTGGTATAAAACGGGCTGGTTCCTGGCGCTGGTAGGTATGGCCGTGGCGGCGGCTGTTGTAGGTTTCTTCTACTGGCGTGTGGCGGCCGTACAGCAAAAGAACCGGCAGCTGGAAGCAGAAGTACAGAAAAGAACGGGAGAGCTGAATGAAATGAATGCCTCCCTGGTTGGACAGAATGACGAGATCAAACAGCAAAAGGAAAAGCTGGAAATTTCTAACGAAGAGATGCAGCGGCAGACAGACAAGATCCTGGAGCAGCAGCAGCATATCCTCAGCCAGAACCAGATCCTGGCCAAGGCAGTGACCGAGCTGGAAAAGACCAATGCCACCAAGGATCATTTTTTTTCCATCCTGGCGCATGACCTGAAGAGCCCGGTATCAGCCCTGGCGGATCTGCTCGGCTACCTGAAACATAACCTGCTGAAAATGGACAAGCAGGCCCTGCAGGAATACCTGGACAGTATGCACGCTTCTTCTGCTGCCGTGTATGACCTGCTGGTGAACCTGCTGAACTGGTCCGGTACCCAATCCGGCAGGATACAGCATGACCCTGAGCCGGTGAATATGGCGGCCCTGCTGGAAAAAAATGTACAGCTGCTGGAACCGCAATTCAATAACAAGCATATCCGGCTGGAAGTGCAAATCAACCGCACGCATTGGGTATATGTAGATCAGCAGATGGTGGATGCCGTGCTGAGGAACCTGCTGTCCAACAGCATTAAGTTCACCAACTACAATGGCCGGGTGAATATCAGCTGCCATGAAAAGGAAAACGCTATTGAAATAATCATCTCGGATACCGGCATAGGCATGTCTGCCAGCCAGCTGCAGCACCTGTTCTCGCTGGACAGATCGCGGCCCAGGTCCGGCACCGCGGGTGAAAAAGGAACGGGCCTCGGCCTGCTGATCACCAAAGGGTTCCTGCAGATCAACGGCGGGACGCTCAGCGTGGAGAGCCGGGAAGGTGAGGGTTCAGTTTTCCGGGTGCTGCTGCCCAAAGCAACTATGGAAGGCCGGCAGGAGCCCGGCGCCGGAGTGGAGATGGCAGCGGAAGGGCAAGCCGGTACTGATTTCTGGGCCAGCTATCCCCTGGACCGGCTGATGCGGATCAAGGGCGCCAAGGTCCTGATAGTGGATGATAATCCTGAACTCAGGAATTATTGCAAGCTGATCCTTTCTGAGACCTTTGAGATCTTTGAGGCCGGTACCGGCCGCGAAGGCATGGACATCGCTAAAAAAATATTGCCTGCCATCATCCTTACAGATATCCTGATGCCAGGCATGGATGGACTGGAATTCTGCCGGCAGCTGAAAGCGGATACAACTACCAGCCATATCCCTGTTATCCTGCTCACCAGCCAGTGGGAATCATCCATGCAGGTTTCCGGTTACGAAGCAGGCGCGGATGTATACCTCACCAAACCTATCAAAAAAGAACTGCTGATACAGGTGATCCTGAACTCCCTGTTCAGCCAGGAGCGCAATCATGTCAAACTGGTGGAGAATATGATGACCAGTGAAGGAATGCCTGCACCTGGAGCAGGCATGAGCATGAATAAGGCGGATGAGGAATTCCTGCAGAAGACCGTTGCCTTTATAGAAGCGCACCTGAGTGATCTTAGCCTGGATGCCCGGCAGATCTGCCGGGAGCTGGCCATCAGCAGGACCGTCCTGTATGCCAAGATAAAGGCCCTCACCGGCCAGAGTGTTCATGAGTTCATCAAATCCATCCGGCTCCGTAAAAGTGTACTACTCCTGCTGGAAGGGAAATTGAGTATCAACCAGGTAGCTTTTGAAGTGGGTTTCAACAGCCATTCTT
- a CDS encoding AraC family transcriptional regulator: MMKDIFREITPLIADDCFTIFSRTKAEFNFPLHMHEEIELNLILHAAGTKRIVGDHIEEIGPTELVLVGPNLPHGWFTHHCKSECIHEVTIQFHKDILSEGFLRKTQLTYIRRMLEDARRGILFSEQTAQTMTPRILSLNKKNGFDSVLELFSLLNDLSTARNSMILSTMSHSHRPASPSSRRLERVFDFLNQHYRREISLEEVAKVANMPKASFSRFFKNHTGYTYTESLNEIRLGHVCRMLIDTTHSVAEIALKCGYNNMAYFNKIFKSRKGLTPKDFKKNYNGHRMFV, from the coding sequence ATGATGAAAGATATTTTCCGGGAGATCACCCCGCTGATTGCCGACGATTGTTTCACCATTTTTTCCCGTACCAAGGCCGAGTTCAATTTTCCCCTGCATATGCATGAGGAAATTGAACTGAACCTGATCCTGCATGCAGCCGGCACCAAAAGGATCGTGGGCGACCATATTGAAGAGATCGGTCCTACCGAGCTGGTGCTGGTAGGGCCTAACCTGCCGCATGGCTGGTTCACCCATCATTGCAAAAGCGAGTGCATCCATGAAGTGACCATCCAGTTCCATAAGGATATCCTCTCAGAGGGTTTCCTGCGGAAAACACAGCTAACCTATATCCGCAGGATGCTGGAAGATGCGCGCCGGGGTATCCTGTTCTCGGAGCAGACGGCCCAGACCATGACGCCCCGGATCCTGTCCCTGAACAAAAAGAATGGCTTTGATTCAGTGCTGGAACTGTTTTCCCTGCTCAATGATCTTTCCACGGCCCGCAACAGTATGATCCTTTCTACCATGAGCCATAGCCACCGCCCGGCCTCTCCCAGCAGCCGGCGCCTGGAAAGGGTCTTTGATTTTCTCAATCAGCACTATCGTCGGGAGATCTCCCTGGAAGAGGTGGCCAAAGTAGCCAATATGCCTAAAGCCTCTTTCAGCCGGTTCTTCAAGAACCATACGGGCTACACGTATACGGAAAGCCTGAATGAGATCCGGCTGGGACATGTGTGCCGCATGCTGATAGACACCACACATTCTGTGGCGGAGATAGCCTTGAAATGCGGCTATAATAATATGGCTTATTTCAACAAGATATTCAAGTCCAGGAAAGGCTTAACACCCAAGGATTTCAAGAAAAATTATAACGGGCACAGGATGTTTGTGTGA